The Flavobacterium piscisymbiosum genome includes a region encoding these proteins:
- a CDS encoding OsmC family protein has protein sequence MDTIKATIDTRKYRTEITSKTGNILISDEPQEMGGKNLGFSPFELLASSLASCTLITLRMYIDRKGWDVSELSIWVDFEKNEEHTVSLFTTKILITGDVDDAQKQRILKIANSCPVHKTLVNTIKIETSLV, from the coding sequence ATGGATACAATTAAAGCAACTATTGATACACGAAAATATCGCACCGAAATAACATCTAAAACGGGTAACATTCTTATTTCAGATGAACCACAGGAAATGGGCGGAAAAAATTTAGGTTTTAGTCCCTTTGAACTTCTGGCTTCGTCTCTGGCTTCCTGTACTTTAATTACATTACGAATGTATATTGATCGCAAAGGCTGGGATGTTTCAGAACTTAGTATTTGGGTAGATTTTGAAAAAAATGAAGAGCATACCGTTTCTTTGTTTACAACTAAAATCCTAATTACAGGAGACGTAGACGATGCACAAAAACAACGAATCTTGAAAATTGCAAACAGCTGTCCTGTTCATAAAACCCTTGTAAATACAATTAAAATAGAAACCTCATTAGTATAA